In the genome of Campylobacter sp. MG1, one region contains:
- a CDS encoding type IV pilus twitching motility protein PilT produces MLEMNPLLTFMKAENASDLHLIPGRKPLLRIHGLLKDLEFDILNQTIIKNSCYSIISDAQKAILEEDRELDFAYAVESVGRFRANYYYVEEGKLAAAFRLIPENVPSLDDLKAPAIFKEFIKKEKGLILVTGPTGSGKSTTLAAMLNEINETEGKHILTIEHPVEFMHKNKKSVFSYRNVGVDTRDFKTALKYALRQDPDIILIGEMRDRETISAAITAAETGHLVFGTLHTNSAMQTINRIVDSFSGGEQDQIRNMLSFSLQAVVAQSLIPKKGGGRIAIHEIMINNLAIANLIRENKNHQIYSQMQLNQQGTGMRTQTQSLVEAVRGGLITREQALRYSTQYNELVNLI; encoded by the coding sequence ATGTTAGAAATGAATCCGCTACTAACATTTATGAAAGCGGAAAATGCAAGTGACCTACACTTAATCCCAGGTAGAAAACCTTTACTTAGGATTCATGGTTTATTAAAAGATTTGGAATTTGATATATTAAACCAAACCATTATTAAAAATTCTTGCTACAGCATTATTTCAGATGCGCAAAAAGCAATCTTAGAAGAAGATAGAGAACTAGACTTCGCTTACGCAGTAGAGAGTGTAGGACGTTTTAGAGCAAACTATTATTATGTTGAAGAAGGAAAACTTGCAGCTGCTTTTCGTTTAATCCCTGAAAATGTACCAAGTCTTGATGATTTAAAAGCACCAGCAATTTTTAAGGAATTTATTAAAAAAGAAAAAGGATTAATTTTAGTTACAGGTCCGACAGGTTCAGGTAAGTCTACAACTCTTGCGGCTATGTTAAATGAGATTAACGAAACTGAAGGAAAGCATATTTTAACTATAGAACATCCAGTTGAATTTATGCATAAAAATAAAAAATCAGTTTTTTCATACAGGAACGTAGGGGTTGATACAAGAGATTTTAAAACTGCGTTAAAATATGCTTTAAGACAAGACCCTGATATTATATTAATCGGTGAGATGAGGGATAGAGAAACTATATCAGCGGCGATTACAGCGGCTGAAACAGGTCACTTAGTATTTGGAACCCTACATACAAACTCAGCTATGCAAACAATTAATCGTATCGTAGATAGTTTTAGTGGTGGAGAACAAGATCAAATTAGAAATATGTTATCGTTCTCTCTTCAAGCGGTAGTTGCACAAAGTTTAATACCTAAAAAAGGTGGTGGTCGTATAGCAATTCACGAAATTATGATTAATAATCTTGCTATAGCAAACCTTATTCGTGAAAATAAAAACCATCAAATTTATTCTCAAATGCAGCTAAACCAACAAGGTACAGGTATGAGAACTCAAACACAAAGTTTAGTTGAAGCAGTTCGTGGGGGATTAATTACTAGGGAACAAGCTTTAAGATATAGTACGCAATACAATGAGTTAGTGAACTTGATATGA
- a CDS encoding CvpA family protein, producing MSNGLILDFVIIGLTLIIGIGGILSGLIKEGFGLAGILIGVYVSTSKSKVAGDLINQYVYKTDNEFLLNLLGFISVLVIVWSVFIILGRIISKLASLSGLGIFDKIMGFIFCSGKIFIVFSIIASCINAMPFLNAKTEKIFSDSKVYPVLISLGNSIANIEIVQNAIKSKQIDINEESKKQLIMKEGE from the coding sequence ATGAGTAATGGCTTAATATTAGACTTTGTTATCATTGGCTTAACATTAATAATCGGTATAGGTGGAATTTTATCCGGACTTATTAAAGAGGGCTTTGGCTTAGCTGGTATTTTAATAGGTGTATATGTAAGTACTAGCAAGTCTAAAGTAGCAGGCGATTTAATAAATCAATATGTATATAAAACTGATAATGAGTTTTTATTAAATTTATTAGGTTTCATATCAGTTTTAGTTATAGTGTGGAGCGTTTTTATAATTTTAGGTAGAATAATTTCTAAATTAGCATCACTTAGTGGTTTAGGGATATTTGATAAAATTATGGGTTTTATTTTTTGCTCGGGTAAGATATTTATAGTTTTTTCTATAATAGCTTCTTGTATAAATGCAATGCCTTTTTTAAACGCAAAAACAGAAAAGATATTTAGTGATAGTAAAGTTTATCCTGTTTTAATATCGCTTGGAAATTCTATAGCAAATATTGAAATAGTTCAAAATGCTATAAAATCTAAACAAATAGATATAAATGAAGAAAGTAAAAAACAATTAATTATGAAAGAAGGAGAATAA
- a CDS encoding Fur family transcriptional regulator yields MVNMENMEYDLLLEEFKKALRQSNLKYTKQRESLLKLLYNTEGHHTPDELYEALKASGDDQNVGIATIYRTLNLLEESGMVTSISFGAAGKKFELANKSHHDHMICKSCNKIIEFKDDVIEQKQLKIAREHGFKLSSHLMQLYGICADCQDNNKRK; encoded by the coding sequence ATGGTAAATATGGAAAATATGGAATACGATTTGCTACTAGAAGAGTTTAAAAAAGCTCTTAGACAAAGTAATTTAAAATATACTAAGCAAAGAGAAAGTTTATTAAAATTGCTTTATAACACTGAAGGGCATCATACTCCTGATGAATTATATGAGGCTTTAAAAGCTAGTGGAGATGATCAGAATGTAGGTATAGCTACAATTTATAGAACTTTAAATTTATTAGAAGAATCAGGAATGGTAACTTCAATATCATTTGGCGCAGCTGGTAAAAAATTTGAATTAGCTAATAAATCTCATCATGACCATATGATTTGTAAGTCTTGTAATAAGATTATTGAATTTAAAGATGATGTAATAGAACAAAAACAATTAAAAATTGCAAGAGAACACGGATTCAAATTATCAAGTCATTTAATGCAACTATACGGAATTTGTGCTGATTGCCAAGATAACAATAAAAGAAAATAA
- the lysS gene encoding lysine--tRNA ligase codes for MFENPLEQQKISKANELRSLGINPYSHFVTKPMSIKEFKDKYDFINELEEKKAEEICELIGRIKFMRDGGKAVFANIEDFSGSIQIYFNKSTIDETWFDNIKKLIEVGDIIKVRGYAFVTKKGEFSIHVDKLDLVTKSICVLPEKFHGLVDMESRYRQRYLDMIMNAEIRQDFVNRSKIVSFVRRYFENLGFLEVETPMMHEIAGGANARPFITHHNTLGVDRFLRIAPELYLKRLIVGGFEAVFELNRCFRNEGMDLTHNPEFSTIEFYWAYHNYKDLMNLTEDLLSKLIAHLGLSTTITYDDKQIDFSTPFAKIPYKDALVQIGGIDATIVNDKAAILKKLKADGFEANEKLDLGHLQAELFDNYVEDKLINPTFITDFPVSISPLSRRSDENPEIAERFELFIAGKELANGFNELNDPLDQYERFLAQVEAKKAGNDEACEMDEDFVNALGFGMAPTAGEGIGIDRLVMMLTNKKSIKDVILFPAMRPKKD; via the coding sequence ATGTTTGAAAACCCACTAGAACAGCAAAAAATTAGTAAAGCTAACGAGCTAAGGTCTTTAGGTATTAATCCTTATTCTCATTTTGTAACAAAACCGATGAGTATAAAAGAATTTAAAGATAAATATGATTTCATAAATGAACTTGAAGAAAAAAAAGCAGAAGAAATCTGTGAATTAATCGGTAGAATTAAATTTATGCGTGATGGTGGGAAAGCCGTTTTTGCGAACATTGAAGACTTTAGTGGCTCAATTCAGATTTATTTTAATAAAAGCACAATTGATGAAACTTGGTTTGATAATATTAAAAAACTCATAGAAGTAGGCGATATTATCAAAGTTCGTGGTTATGCTTTCGTAACAAAAAAAGGCGAATTTAGTATTCATGTAGATAAATTAGATTTAGTTACTAAAAGTATTTGCGTATTACCTGAAAAATTTCACGGCTTAGTGGATATGGAAAGCCGCTATAGACAAAGATATCTTGATATGATTATGAATGCTGAAATTAGACAAGATTTTGTTAATAGAAGTAAGATTGTTTCATTTGTTAGAAGATATTTTGAAAATCTAGGATTTTTAGAAGTTGAAACTCCTATGATGCACGAAATTGCAGGCGGAGCTAACGCAAGACCATTCATTACCCATCATAATACTTTAGGTGTTGATAGATTTTTAAGAATTGCACCTGAACTTTACTTAAAACGCTTAATAGTTGGTGGTTTTGAAGCTGTATTTGAATTAAATCGTTGCTTTAGAAACGAAGGAATGGACCTTACTCACAATCCTGAGTTTAGCACGATTGAGTTTTATTGGGCTTATCATAATTATAAGGATTTAATGAATTTGACTGAAGATTTATTAAGCAAATTAATAGCTCACTTAGGACTTAGCACTACTATTACATACGATGATAAGCAAATAGATTTTAGCACTCCATTTGCAAAAATTCCATATAAAGATGCCTTAGTTCAAATAGGTGGTATTGATGCTACTATAGTAAATGATAAAGCTGCAATTTTAAAGAAATTAAAGGCTGATGGATTTGAAGCAAATGAAAAATTAGATTTAGGACATTTACAAGCAGAATTATTTGATAATTATGTAGAAGACAAGCTTATAAATCCTACATTTATTACGGATTTTCCAGTATCAATTAGTCCATTAAGTAGAAGAAGTGATGAAAATCCTGAAATAGCTGAGAGATTTGAATTATTTATAGCTGGAAAAGAACTAGCAAATGGATTTAACGAATTAAATGACCCACTTGATCAATACGAAAGATTTTTGGCTCAAGTAGAAGCTAAAAAAGCTGGAAATGACGAAGCATGCGAAATGGATGAAGATTTCGTAAATGCGTTAGGGTTTGGTATGGCACCAACTGCAGGTGAGGGCATAGGAATTGATAGACTTGTTATGATGCTAACTAACAAAAAATCAATCAAAGATGTAATATTATTCCCTGCTATGCGTCCTAAAAAGGATTGA
- the glyA gene encoding serine hydroxymethyltransferase, with amino-acid sequence MIFDTEINEIIKEEFKRQNENLEMIASENFTFPEVMVATGSILTNKYAEGYPSKRYYGGCEIVDKAEVLAIERCKKLFNCNYANVQPHSGSQANQGAYAALLNPGDIILGMDLSAGGHLTHGSKVNASGKVYTSYSYGVDENGYLNYDEIEKIALEVKPKLIVCGASAYARIIDFERFRKIADKVGAFLLADIAHIAGLVVANLHPSPFPHAHIVTSTTHKTLRGPRGGIIMTNDEELAKKINSAIFPNLQGGPLMHIIAAKAVGFKYNLDESWKTYANQVIKNCKVLADELLKEGFKLVSGGTDNHLLLMDFSDCEFSGKDAQIALEKAGITANKNSVPNEKRSPFITSGLRLGTAALSARGMKEEEMKVIAQTISLVLKNLNNDEIIKKAKETTLKLSENFPLYESLKC; translated from the coding sequence ATGATATTTGATACAGAAATTAATGAAATTATAAAAGAAGAATTTAAAAGACAAAATGAGAATTTAGAAATGATTGCTAGTGAGAATTTCACTTTTCCTGAAGTTATGGTGGCTACAGGTAGTATTCTTACAAATAAATACGCAGAAGGCTATCCATCAAAAAGATATTATGGTGGTTGTGAAATCGTTGATAAAGCAGAAGTTTTAGCAATTGAGCGTTGTAAAAAATTATTTAATTGTAATTACGCAAATGTTCAACCCCATTCAGGCTCACAAGCAAATCAAGGTGCATACGCAGCATTATTAAATCCAGGAGATATTATTTTAGGAATGGATTTAAGTGCAGGTGGGCATTTAACTCACGGCTCAAAGGTAAATGCAAGTGGCAAAGTATATACTAGCTATAGCTACGGAGTAGATGAAAATGGTTATTTAAATTATGATGAAATTGAAAAAATTGCCCTAGAAGTAAAACCAAAATTAATAGTTTGTGGTGCTAGTGCTTATGCTAGAATAATTGATTTTGAAAGATTTCGTAAAATTGCTGATAAAGTAGGAGCATTTTTATTAGCTGATATTGCACATATTGCCGGTCTTGTAGTAGCTAATCTTCACCCAAGTCCATTTCCACACGCTCACATAGTAACTTCAACAACTCATAAAACTCTAAGAGGGCCAAGAGGTGGGATAATAATGACTAATGATGAAGAACTTGCAAAAAAAATAAATTCAGCAATCTTTCCTAACCTTCAAGGTGGTCCATTAATGCATATTATTGCAGCAAAAGCAGTTGGATTTAAATATAATCTTGATGAAAGTTGGAAAACATACGCTAATCAAGTTATAAAAAATTGCAAGGTATTAGCCGATGAATTGCTAAAAGAAGGATTTAAATTAGTAAGTGGTGGAACTGACAATCACTTGTTGTTAATGGATTTTAGTGATTGTGAATTTAGTGGAAAAGATGCTCAAATAGCATTAGAAAAAGCAGGTATTACAGCTAATAAAAATAGCGTTCCTAACGAAAAGCGTTCTCCTTTTATTACAAGTGGATTAAGACTTGGCACTGCTGCACTTAGTGCTCGTGGTATGAAAGAAGAAGAAATGAAAGTAATAGCACAGACAATAAGCCTAGTGCTAAAGAATTTAAATAACGATGAAATTATAAAAAAAGCAAAAGAAACTACGCTAAAATTAAGCGAAAATTTTCCTTTGTATGAAAGTTTAAAATGCTAA
- a CDS encoding DUF1882 domain-containing protein yields MLTSNDLALIKMINSHYFIKRDTIVNKIEFNGRMFFNKFEKINEFLSLQLINKHLESKIIIAHNLINAQDKVENIVFDYNGFNTEKFWHRAQLLLREEGFINFTAYKSKTPGHLHLYVHKGHTSFIEGCGLANKLSAMLAQKMPMEWRMFPTLDLPREYNILALPYEIYQKERGASWSKHM; encoded by the coding sequence ATGCTAACTAGTAATGACTTAGCTTTAATTAAAATGATAAATTCTCATTATTTTATAAAAAGGGATACCATTGTAAACAAAATTGAATTCAATGGTAGAATGTTTTTTAATAAATTTGAAAAAATTAATGAATTTTTGTCATTACAATTAATAAATAAGCATTTAGAAAGTAAAATTATAATAGCACATAATTTAATCAATGCACAAGATAAAGTAGAAAATATTGTGTTTGATTATAATGGTTTTAATACTGAAAAATTTTGGCATAGAGCACAATTATTATTAAGAGAAGAAGGTTTTATTAATTTTACAGCTTATAAGAGTAAAACACCAGGACACCTTCATTTATATGTTCATAAAGGACATACATCTTTTATTGAGGGCTGTGGTCTAGCTAATAAATTAAGTGCGATGTTAGCTCAAAAAATGCCTATGGAATGGAGAATGTTTCCAACTTTAGATTTACCTAGAGAATATAACATTTTAGCATTACCTTATGAAATTTATCAAAAAGAGCGTGGAGCATCTTGGTCAAAACATATGTAA
- a CDS encoding SPOR domain-containing protein encodes MQEQKFEDLVIDNNSKKNKQKQIIFRFIVFLIFILVFGIIYKIIFGVSPDKELPVVDNIEKQPIKEEFEELKAKNNESFDDFNTTIQRLKNENSVVEMDEKKSQEVQNIVNEINTVNESIVEEPVKVVNEVKNAVNDEKKDKTPVKKVVEEKKSNVKKLKETSVFDTIDVVKPNNESKKIEKTNKPSTSSSGSYVQVYASKNIDLKSHEIKKLDSLGLQYKVVTDDKGMSRVIVGPYSNSEKANALKFIREKVRKDAFYYQAR; translated from the coding sequence ATGCAAGAACAAAAGTTTGAAGATTTAGTAATTGATAATAATAGTAAAAAAAATAAACAAAAACAGATTATTTTTAGATTTATTGTGTTTTTAATATTTATTTTAGTATTTGGTATTATTTATAAGATTATTTTTGGTGTATCGCCAGATAAAGAATTGCCAGTTGTTGATAATATTGAAAAACAACCAATAAAAGAAGAATTTGAAGAATTAAAAGCAAAAAACAATGAAAGTTTTGATGATTTTAACACTACTATTCAAAGATTGAAAAATGAGAATTCAGTAGTAGAGATGGATGAGAAGAAATCACAAGAAGTACAGAATATAGTTAATGAGATTAATACGGTAAATGAAAGCATTGTAGAAGAACCTGTAAAAGTAGTAAATGAAGTAAAAAATGCTGTAAATGATGAGAAAAAAGATAAAACACCTGTAAAAAAGGTAGTAGAAGAGAAAAAATCTAATGTTAAAAAATTAAAAGAGACTTCGGTTTTTGATACAATAGATGTTGTAAAACCTAATAATGAATCAAAGAAAATTGAAAAAACAAATAAACCATCTACTAGTTCAAGTGGAAGTTATGTTCAAGTTTATGCTAGTAAAAATATTGATTTAAAATCTCATGAAATTAAAAAATTAGATAGTTTAGGGTTGCAATATAAAGTAGTTACCGATGATAAGGGTATGAGTAGAGTTATCGTAGGACCTTATTCTAATAGTGAAAAGGCAAATGCTTTAAAATTTATTCGTGAAAAAGTAAGAAAAGATGCCTTTTATTATCAAGCAAGATAA
- a CDS encoding shikimate dehydrogenase encodes MPFIIKQDKFGVIGNPIAHSKSPIIHNLWYERLNINANYEKILVENPNDLKNTILKYKGVNVTLPYKEEVAILANYKDEGVINTKAANTIINDNGILKAYNTDIFGFYEPIKNYKINNALVIGAGGAARAVYYSLAKNNIKTKVINRSKKDDFLCEVHTTLDKFEFDLIINSTSASLKNLLPLEENLLEKLAKNTKIAYDLAYNHDIFLDFCKLKNPNIITQDGLDMLIFQAALAFEYFCGIYPNEDLINEARELIK; translated from the coding sequence ATGCCTTTTATTATCAAGCAAGATAAATTTGGAGTGATAGGAAATCCTATCGCTCACTCAAAATCTCCTATAATTCATAATCTATGGTATGAAAGATTAAATATAAATGCTAATTATGAGAAAATTTTAGTAGAAAATCCAAATGATTTAAAAAACACAATTTTAAAATATAAAGGTGTTAATGTAACTTTGCCTTATAAAGAAGAAGTTGCAATACTAGCAAATTATAAAGATGAAGGCGTTATAAACACAAAAGCAGCAAATACTATAATAAATGATAATGGAATTTTAAAAGCTTATAATACTGATATATTTGGCTTTTATGAACCTATAAAAAATTACAAAATAAACAATGCCTTAGTAATAGGAGCTGGTGGGGCTGCTAGGGCTGTTTATTATTCTTTAGCAAAAAATAATATAAAAACTAAAGTAATTAATAGAAGTAAAAAAGATGATTTTTTATGCGAAGTTCATACGACATTAGATAAATTTGAATTTGATTTAATTATAAACTCAACAAGCGCAAGTTTAAAAAATCTACTACCTTTAGAAGAAAATCTTTTAGAAAAACTAGCAAAAAATACAAAAATTGCTTATGATTTAGCATATAATCACGATATATTTTTAGATTTTTGTAAGTTAAAAAATCCAAATATTATTACTCAAGATGGACTTGATATGCTTATTTTTCAAGCAGCCCTTGCTTTTGAGTATTTTTGCGGAATTTATCCTAACGAAGATTTAATAAATGAAGCAAGAGAACTTATTAAATAA
- a CDS encoding YraN family protein, with protein sequence MKQENLLNKSIKGLKSYIFGYENEQKAKKYLEKNNFKIIKTNYKTKFGEIDIIALKDKTLHFIEVKSSKNYESEYYLTPKKLERIIKSIYIFNENFKEYDIYNYCIDLISINNSQINFIENIS encoded by the coding sequence ATGAAGCAAGAGAACTTATTAAATAAGAGTATAAAAGGACTAAAGTCATATATTTTTGGCTATGAAAACGAACAAAAAGCTAAAAAATACTTAGAAAAAAATAATTTCAAAATAATTAAAACAAATTATAAAACCAAATTTGGAGAAATTGACATAATCGCTTTAAAGGATAAAACCTTGCATTTTATTGAAGTAAAATCAAGCAAAAATTATGAAAGTGAATATTATTTAACACCAAAAAAATTAGAAAGAATTATAAAATCTATTTATATTTTTAATGAAAATTTTAAAGAATACGATATTTATAATTACTGCATAGACTTAATATCTATAAATAACAGTCAAATTAATTTTATAGAAAATATAAGCTAG
- a CDS encoding SAM-dependent methyltransferase: protein MIFSKYFDTWSKEYYKKGVKVGKDGDFYTAVSVGELFGFLCAKRFIFLVDEKILKLPIDIVEIGANEGYLLKDFLTYLKDKRPEIYKQINVKIIEPHDNLRALQKKNLNVEFKHYYFDDFSSDNAFFIANELFDAFACELYDNHKFGFVENGKIIFKEHKNSYEYLQDKLEKRLEFSPMIYDFLSALDKKCKEFYFLTFDYFSTYLNDEFSLRIFKNHQLIDPFNANLEELFANCDITWNVNYDELCFYFDKLNLKHSFKKQSRALMEFGVDEFSDIKYANAIKYLFFGFSDNFHCLEFNKVSKF, encoded by the coding sequence TTGATTTTTAGCAAATATTTTGATACTTGGAGTAAAGAGTATTATAAAAAAGGTGTAAAAGTTGGTAAAGATGGGGATTTTTATACAGCTGTTAGCGTTGGAGAGCTTTTTGGCTTTTTGTGTGCTAAAAGATTTATTTTTTTAGTTGATGAAAAGATTTTAAAACTACCTATTGATATAGTAGAAATCGGTGCAAATGAAGGGTATTTATTAAAAGATTTTTTAACATATTTAAAAGATAAACGCCCTGAAATTTATAAGCAAATTAATGTAAAAATCATAGAGCCACACGACAATCTAAGGGCTTTACAAAAAAAGAATTTGAATGTGGAATTTAAACATTATTATTTTGATGATTTTAGTAGTGATAATGCCTTTTTTATCGCAAATGAATTATTTGACGCTTTTGCTTGTGAGCTTTATGATAATCATAAATTTGGCTTCGTTGAAAATGGCAAAATAATCTTTAAAGAGCATAAAAATAGTTATGAATATTTACAAGATAAACTTGAAAAACGCTTGGAATTTTCTCCTATGATATATGATTTTTTAAGTGCTTTAGATAAGAAGTGTAAGGAATTTTATTTTTTAACATTTGATTATTTTTCTACATATTTAAATGATGAGTTTAGTTTAAGAATATTTAAAAATCATCAATTAATTGACCCATTTAACGCTAATTTAGAAGAATTATTTGCAAATTGTGATATTACTTGGAATGTAAATTATGATGAATTGTGCTTTTATTTTGATAAACTTAATCTAAAACATAGCTTTAAAAAACAATCAAGAGCTTTGATGGAATTTGGAGTAGATGAATTTAGCGATATTAAATACGCAAATGCCATTAAATATCTATTTTTTGGCTTTAGCGATAATTTTCATTGTTTAGAATTTAATAAAGTTAGCAAGTTTTGA
- a CDS encoding M23 family metallopeptidase — MKKLFFISFFTTFLLSNNLINGKVDISIQNPIISKSEITYTKYPINNKTLLILAPNYRSSGKTLNITLDNQEYSLKVLEGEYKKEQIKLAKPSIIKPNKKLQERIAKEYDEAVKIYAKSTEKVYINKPFIIPLDSVITSPFGSARVFENTLKSYHSGTDFRAAIGVSIPASNDGVVVIAKDRYYSGGSVVIDHGYGIYSQYYHLSKINVKVGDFVKQSDIIGLSGDTGRVSGPHLHFGIAIKGVSVDPLDFVNKFNAKAFN, encoded by the coding sequence ATGAAAAAATTATTTTTTATCTCATTTTTTACAACATTTTTGCTATCAAATAATCTAATAAATGGTAAAGTTGATATTAGCATTCAAAATCCAATAATTAGTAAAAGTGAAATCACTTACACAAAATATCCGATAAATAATAAAACCTTATTAATTTTAGCCCCAAATTATCGCTCAAGTGGTAAAACTTTAAATATTACTTTAGATAATCAAGAATATAGCCTTAAAGTGCTTGAAGGAGAATATAAAAAAGAGCAAATTAAACTTGCAAAGCCATCAATTATTAAGCCAAACAAAAAGCTTCAAGAAAGAATTGCTAAAGAATACGATGAAGCAGTGAAAATCTATGCAAAAAGCACCGAAAAAGTATATATTAATAAGCCTTTCATAATCCCTTTAGATAGCGTTATTACAAGCCCTTTTGGAAGTGCTAGGGTGTTTGAAAACACTCTTAAGAGTTATCATTCAGGCACTGATTTTAGAGCAGCAATTGGAGTTAGCATTCCAGCTAGTAATGATGGAGTAGTAGTTATTGCAAAAGATAGATATTATTCAGGTGGTAGCGTTGTGATTGATCATGGATACGGAATTTATTCGCAATATTATCATTTAAGCAAGATTAATGTAAAAGTGGGTGATTTTGTAAAACAATCAGATATTATAGGACTTAGTGGAGATACTGGCAGGGTTAGTGGGCCTCATCTTCATTTTGGAATTGCTATAAAAGGCGTTAGTGTTGACCCACTTGATTTTGTAAATAAATTCAACGCAAAGGCTTTTAATTGA
- a CDS encoding HMA2 domain-containing protein, with translation MDKAKVLSEVLEYITITHHTSGRLRLDISSKIRELKDLESYNIDEVFNLKGINEVKVNKILGKVTILYDDKIISKQSLDNLINAKNIDEINLALKELNIA, from the coding sequence ATGGATAAAGCTAAGGTTTTAAGTGAAGTTTTAGAATACATTACAATCACTCATCACACAAGTGGTAGATTAAGACTTGATATATCTAGCAAGATAAGAGAATTAAAAGACTTAGAAAGCTACAACATTGATGAAGTTTTTAATCTAAAAGGGATTAATGAAGTTAAAGTTAATAAAATCTTAGGCAAGGTTACTATTTTATATGATGATAAAATCATATCAAAACAAAGCCTTGATAATTTAATCAATGCAAAAAACATTGATGAGATTAACCTAGCTTTAAAGGAGCTTAACATTGCTTGA
- a CDS encoding YtxH domain-containing protein, translated as MLTSSRVPSDHLLSSSLNNFFTTQDLKASLKVGVTSYFAIKTSNDIARKDYKNAIVSGISGILINQFLGENKMTNNNNPYLNNNQNYNVNQGYNNQNYSYNPYLNNVSNNNLNNTANNNQNTGFLSSLTTQGTGLFGSPLVKGILIGAAVTYLLSNKDAKDTLAKGVAKIQSFASAAIEEFKEQVEDAKASMQE; from the coding sequence ATGCTTACATCAAGTAGGGTTCCGAGTGATCATTTATTAAGCTCTAGTCTTAATAATTTTTTTACAACTCAAGATTTAAAAGCAAGTTTAAAGGTAGGAGTTACTAGTTATTTTGCAATTAAAACAAGCAATGATATAGCTAGGAAAGATTATAAAAACGCAATAGTTTCTGGAATTAGTGGAATTTTAATTAATCAATTTTTAGGAGAAAATAAAATGACAAATAATAATAATCCATATTTAAACAATAATCAAAATTATAATGTTAATCAAGGATATAATAATCAAAATTATTCTTATAATCCATATTTAAATAATGTTTCAAACAATAATTTAAATAATACTGCAAACAACAATCAAAATACAGGCTTTTTAAGTTCGCTAACAACTCAAGGAACAGGGCTTTTTGGCTCTCCTTTAGTAAAAGGAATTTTAATTGGTGCTGCGGTTACTTATTTATTAAGCAATAAAGATGCAAAAGATACTTTAGCAAAAGGTGTTGCAAAAATTCAAAGTTTTGCTAGTGCTGCTATTGAAGAATTTAAAGAGCAAGTAGAAGATGCAAAAGCTTCAATGCAAGAATAA